The Amaranthus tricolor cultivar Red isolate AtriRed21 chromosome 6, ASM2621246v1, whole genome shotgun sequence genome has a segment encoding these proteins:
- the LOC130815031 gene encoding pentatricopeptide repeat-containing protein At1g43980, mitochondrial-like, whose protein sequence is MAHSLFQKMPERDVVSWNSMISWYVCSGRSDLAREGFQEMLYIGVKPSSYTYSIITSLVFDALLGKELHGRIITSGLIRSNVVLGNSLIDMYGKIGIIDYAVRVFMSMEYLDMISWNSLITGCCRAGISELALTKFSSMRSLGYSPDQFTCFAVITCCTNLQNLKTGRQLFALCIKAGFLSNSIVSSALIDLFSKSNRLDHSVQLFTELDRFDSAIYNSMISSYVSHGITEIAIELFVLMRREDVRLTEFTLSSIAASKIFKIAKKKRLSTIKKKLNTICSLMHYSSDFSSMLDPNFLRFFNYA, encoded by the exons ATGGCACATTCCCTATTTCAGAAAATGCCTGAACGAGATGTAGTGAGTTGGAATTCCATGATTTCATGGTATGTTTGTTCTGGGCGGAGCGACTTAGCGAGGGAAGGATTTCAGGAAATGTTATATATTGGAGTGAAGCCGAGCAGTTATACTTACTCGATTATTACATCTCTGGTGTTTGACGCCCTACTCGGCAAGGAGCTTCATGGTAGGATTATTACAAGTGGCTTAATCAGGTCGAATGTCGTTCTCGGAAATTCTTTAATCGATATGTATGGTAAGATTGGTATTATCGACTATGCTGTTCGTGTGTTCATGAGTATGGAGTATTTGGACATGATCTCTTGGAATTCATTAATTACGGGTTGTTGTAGAGCAGGAATTAGTGAGTTAGCACTTACTAAGTTTTCTTCAATGAGATCCTTAGGATATTCTCCTGATCAGTTCACATGTTTTGCAGTAATCACTTGCTGTACAAATTTACAGAACTTGAAAACAGGTAGGCAGCTCTTTGCTCTCTGTATCAAGGCTGGCTTTCTTAGCAATTCCATTGTCTCAAGTGCCCTTATTGACCTGTTCTCGAAATCCAACAGACTGGATCATTCAGTTCAGCTCTTCACCGAACTCGACAGATTTGACTCTGCAATTTACAATTCTATGATTTCGAGCTATGTATCTCACGGCATAACTGAGATTGCTATCGAACTCTTCGTGCTCATGCGGAGGGAGGATGTTAGGCTTACTGAGTTCACCTTAAGCAGTATTGCGgcatcaaaaattttcaaaatcgcTAAGAAAAAGAGACTTTCaacgattaaaaaaaaattgaacaccATATGCAGTCTCATG CATTACTCTTCTGATTTTTCAAGTATGCTTGATCCAAATTTCTTAAGATTTTTCAACTATGCTTGA